The following is a genomic window from Micropterus dolomieu isolate WLL.071019.BEF.003 ecotype Adirondacks linkage group LG04, ASM2129224v1, whole genome shotgun sequence.
AACATTAGGAGGGCTGGGGAACGAAGGCTCTGAGAGACGGTGTAGGAGGTACAGATTGCAGAGAGTATGAGCAGAGGGGATTTTCCCTTTTCCTGTGTGAATCAGCACTTAAAGCTTCAACAAACAAGTGAGGGAAAAGGGAAGAagatagaagaggaggagagcggAGTAAATCAGGCGCTATCATGAGagaaatgtacttttaaaagaagagaaagaagggaCCTTGTATGAGATAAAACCATGTCAGTTATAGAAGAGAGTGGGAAGAGAGCTgtgaaaaagtagaaaaaaagtaGAAAGATGTGGAATGAAAACATAGATCCATTTCATCAGGCATACGCATCATCCATCTTGGCTCTTAGTGCAGTGTAACAATCAGCTCGAGCAGAAGGGTTTCAAAAGGACTCTAATATTTGAAAACTCAGTGTGACAAAGCAGAGACCTTGAGGAAATGCTGTCTGAGAAGGAGTGTGTGGGTTTCTGACGGCAAACACTTGTAAGCTTTTAAGTGGGTTTCACTTGTGTATGTGTTGGACATGAAAAgaaggatgaaaatattaattcatgtGAATGGCTACAGCAGCGTGCTTCAACTTGATATTAGCTGTCAGTGCATGTGTTATTTTGGGAACTTGTCACACATATTCATCATGCCCTTCCCCACAAGGTGGGCAGTTTAAAGGAAGTGAAAAGGTTTTATTTCCCCCAGGAAATCCACCCAAGTAAGAAGTGAGGTTATAGTTTATTATGGCTCATTGGATCTGTTAAGAAGGGGCATCTGGTGTTTTAGCTGCAGGCTACCAGCTTTCATTTAGGGTTGAGTTTAATAAACAGCGAATGGTGAGCTAATACAAAGGGATGTCTGAGATCCATCCTCAAGTTGTTGTTTCTTCAGAGTGAGCCTACACACATCAGCTGCTCTTCGGACATTATAAAGACCTAAAGTTGATTGTCAGTCAGAGATGCTTGTTAGACTGTTACATTGGAATTGGGTTGCTAGGAAACAGCTTGGGTGCAGGTTTACTCTGCTAGGGTTGACATTAGCAGAAACAGCTTACTGTTTACTTTGTGCTGAATATCATTGGTCACCCACATCTCCTGCAGTGTCTCAATGGGTTTTAAAAGTCCACATTAGGAGCAGTTCCTAACTTCCTTGGATGACTGGGGGTTCAGGAGGAGTCATATGTTCACAAAAAGTTGGTTAGAAATGTTATGCTAAAACAGTATGCTTATAGGAGCAGTAAAAATGTAGTAAATCAGTATATATCCAAAAAAGGAAGAGGTCCAAAATGTCCACTGGAATAATGAATTGAATAAAGGAACTGATGCTTTCCCACAGCTGGTGAATGTCTATCTTCAAACCAACATCAACCTGATGCTTTATGCAAAGTGAATGTCTGGCTGGTGATAATCTAATGTGTGCTTTATGCTCCCCTGATTAATTACCCCAAATCCACTGTACAATATGTAAGCCTGACCAGGCATTCACTGATATCAGTTGAGCTGAGTCTGACAGATCTTGATGGCTTATCTTTTGTGGTCAATGTAGTCACTAGACtacattataaataataatctaGCTAATGCATAATATTTTTACCTATGTTTTGAAAAATGGCACCCCTGCATGTTTTCCCTGAATATTAAGGCTTTATTCCATAAATAaaagtgtatttatttcttctgttGTTAGTGGAAAAAACCCTGCAATATATTTAGTGCTTTGAGGTACACATGGTTTGATAGAATACAGGAGGTAATGCATAACATAAACAGTCTTGAGAGGAGATAACCCTAGCCTTCTTGTTTCTCTCCTCCAGAGGCAGCAAAAGCTGCTCACCAGTCAGCCATCAGAGGCCTGGTGGTGGACACCCCCCCACACCCAGCACTGGGTAATATTGTTGGTCCAGCAGCAGTGCTGTCCAGTGTGCCCCCTCCATACCAGCCGGTCAATGTGCGACACCTGGAGTCTCAGTCCAGTTCAGAGGAGCCCCAGGATTACCTGTGGCTGGTCAACTGTGAGAGCAAAAAGCCTGAACCCAACAGGTGAGTTTGTTTGGGGCAAGATAAGCTTATACTGTGTGTTTGAGTCTGTAGTCCCTGTGCATTATGAGTGTTATACTGTGATATAAGCTTCTCTCTGTGCGCATTTCTTTTTGTACATTTCATCTGTACTGCCACTCTCGTccttgtctctgctgtgtggtgtGTAGCTCAGTGCAGCTTCACTCTCTATTGGAGGGAGACCAGGAGTATTTGCTCCTGGAGGAGTGTGAGAGCAGGACTCTTCCTCCTCAGGCTTGTCTGTGAGTGGCCAGCCATTCAGCTGGAACTGCCTGCTTGTGTGGAGTGCTACAcatgaattgaaaaaaacagaaatgccaaCACTTTATACACTGTGTTGTATTTACATTGCTTCTAAAGATGGTTATTGGTCCTGATTTGAGTTTGAGTGCTTGAATCCTAAGCAACTATCTCGCAGACTAACTTGTAGATCACAACAGACTGAGTTGTACTTTACCTAACACTAAATTGATTTTGTCCTTGCCTGATCTATTGAGTACCTCAGTCCTTCACTTGACCCAAAAATGGATGCTAATGTAGCAAGAAGTGCCAAAGACTAGTGATACGAGATGTCTGCTTTAGGTTTAGGTTACTAACTATGCCTTGCAGACAATGCCGTGAATACTTACAATGACTGAGTTGATTTCTTAGTTTTCCTAAATCAGTAATctggtgtatatatgtattgtcTTCGTAGAGCCCATGCTGAGTGTTCCAAGTCTATCTCTTCAGAGACAGACCTGAATGACAACCTCCCCTCTCACCGCACGCCCacatcctccacctcctcagctAAACACACCTCGCACAATGGCTTCTTCCCACAGCACCCGGCCCCTGCCTCCGCCTCTTCCATCTACGACTCGCCTCCATCACGTGGTGCCTCGCTCTCAACCGACGGCAGCCTTTACCACCTCCCTCGCAGCTACTCACAGGACACTGTTCTACTCCCAAAGTCGGCCTCCTCTCCTTTGGCCCATCCAGACAACGGGGATGGCTCTGAGCTCTATGTCTTTAACACGCCGTCACGGAAGCCCTCAATGGAGACACAGATGCGCAACCTTTCCATCAGTTACGATATCCCACCTACACCTGGCGCAAACTGTACATACCAGGTGCCCCGCACTTTGTCGTCGTCAACAGGGGTAGGAGGCTCAGAGGGGGGAGGAGATGTAGTCCCCCCTCCCAGACCACCCAAGCCTTCTCTCAGTTCCACCTCAGGACCGCCACCACCCCCTGCTGAGCGTTCACCTACGGACACTTATCATGTGCCTCGCTCAGCATCTGAGACAGACGGAAACTACTGTGTGCCTACCAGTGCTGGGAATAAGGCTTTACGCAGCAACACTATTGGCACTGTGGACTGTTCACGCCTCCGCAAAGGTTTGTGTCAGGAagaggggttttttttcttcttcttctgtttttgttggaGGAGAGATTTCCTATGCAATGGGAATGGTTATGGAAGTAGTATGCTTTATGATCTTGGAAGATCATTAGatctaaaatctaaatataatGGTTAGTaggacacacattcacaaagcCCCTTTCCTCTACACAATTTTGACCTTCATGTAAAGTGATATTTTTCACTAAACACGTTATAAACAGCCTTGTAAGGCTTTTGAACAGCTTTTATGCGGGCATTCGGGAACCCTTTTCACTTCTTTTGATGGATGATAAAAGACAAGCTGCAATCCCTATTTTCACCTTTACTCATCTGTTCAGTTCACAATCCATTCAGAGTGTCAAAAGCTTATTAGACTTGAACACAGAGCACACAGTTTTCTGCAGATGTTTTTAAGGTCTTTACAATGATTTGTGCAGTATTTCCAAAAGCATGCAAGGTACATTAACAATCATCTTTGTATGTCCCCCCACTTGTGGACAAATACATGCATTCTGTTGCATCACTGCTATATCTGACTAGTTATCGGCATAGCCTTCTTTAATGTACATATGGTGCTATCCTCTAAATCTGACAACACTAGACAAACGTGATGTTCAAAATATTGTATTGTCTATCCATCAATTTCAGTTCACCATCATCACTTCCACTGTGACAAATCAGAGCCTGATCTTGTGAATAGACAAGAGATGCGTTTTATAGTAACAGCTGAGTAAAATTAGAAAATAAAGCacatctaataataataaagtgttaCCTTTTATAGAACAACATCCTTTGATGTGTTAGGGGAAACAAAATGAACAGCCCAGCTAATTATTGGCCAGTTACAGTATTTCAAAGAACTTCTCATGGTCTTCCCCACTTAATGTTCCTCAGCTGACACGCTCATTTGCCTTACAAGCTTTTCCTAGCACTGATGTGGTGCTTGTGGCCGTAAGTGAAATGCATTAGTGACTGCATCAGTGCCTAATGAGaatgcaaaaaacaaatttgTGCTACACAGTAGAGCCCTTACATATACTGTAGCTGCTGAGCTCTGTCCTagtgaataaaatattatttacagaatcATGAAAACGCATACAGTTTTTTAATAAGGCCTCTATTGTATGTATTGTTGGGATTGTGCTAAGGCATAAATGGGCTTGAAATTTCACATATAGCTTTCATATGGGAAGTGTAGTTGGCTAATATTATATGTGGTGCTCTTCATTTACTGATAAACTCATTGAGTGTTAAATGTCTAACCCCCTAAAGTTGCAGTTTATGTATATTGCAATTAAGTGTATATTTGGTaatgttatttgtgttttgcaGATTTTGGATCCCAGGACTGCTATGATATTCCTAGATCATTCCCTTCTGAAAAGAGCTGCTCATTTGACTTCAATGAAAGCTTCAACAGCTACTTTGTAAGTGTCGCTCCCAAGGTTCACTGGTTTATAAGCTCACAAGAGGTGGATGACTTTCCTGTTTTGACAGTCTTGATTATTTGCAGTGgtaatagaaacacacacattgggAATATAAGAAAGCATTTTGTCTACTTTTCTCAGCTGCTCCCAGAATACTCAGTGCTCATTGAAAATGCTCCATTCCTTTCTCTGCCCTGTGACGTAGAGTAGTATCATGGAGTAGAGAGAAAAAATCCTAGAGAGGCAGGGAAAGCCATCTACGTACCGTATAGTATGgtattctgtttttctttatttaaaagtaTACTACACTGCTACATAAACAAGCCAGCTACAAGTAGTGTTTCTTAGTCATTTCTAAATGTTCTTTTTTGTCCAGAATCATGCCAGGAAATGGTATACTTCCAAAGAAGAACATGCGCCCCATTTCccttttcaaaaaatattactactactactacttttagCATTTGTGCACAAGCACAATATTGCATGtacataaaatgtcaaaacagtGGCTACAGTCTCTTCTGAGACGGAACAATTAAATTATTCATTGGCTAAATTGGTTACTGTTAATCCCCAGGCTACTGCAGCAATGTTTATTGTAGGCATATAGCATAAGAGAGATACAAGGACATACTGTAGCACTGCCTTATTTCACTGCTAGATTTATACAAAGATGTTGAATTAAACATTGGTAGCAGTTGGCTACTGTTATCATGTTTTGTATTGACATTCGTTGATCATGTCTGTGTCTGTTAGCTTGATTAGCTTACAATTATTATCCCAATTATTGTCCCAAGGTATTGTAACATGTTACAATAACTTGGGACAAGTGTGATGCATATAGAGTCTGTAGCTAAAGCTCATTTGCGACCCCTGTCCCTGGTTAGGCTACGCACATCACCATTAACAATTCAGATTAGTCTTTATCATTCCCATTCCCATTATCATATCACATTACTGCAATTTCTTAATTTCTTGGCGGTGTAATGTATGCTGGCTAGTATCAAAAACCCACCCAGAAAAGTGTATGTTGAGTTCATCCTAAATTGATTTGCTGTTGCCATAGCCTTTCACAATTTTCTCTGTGCTATtgtcaaaaaaaatctaaaaaaaacaaaacaatgtgtaCACAAATGACTTCCCAGTGTTTTGTCTGCTAATGGAGTTTTATGCACCAATTATTTAGTAAAGTTATTGTTGAACATCACTACTGTTCCCATGTGACCTGAGTTTAGAGCCATCTCTGTCATTTGTTtgtgaacatactgtatatgtatccCTCATCACCCtcagaaaaacaaaggaatGATGCCAGTGGGTAGCCAGTCCACAGAAGAGGTAGACCAGAACTACGTACCCATGAGTGCCAACTCCCCATCACACCATCACTCAGGCAGTTTGCCAGAGCCGATGCACGAACCGAACTATGTGCCCATGACCCCAAGCACCATGGAGTTCTCCTCCCTGGGAAAGCAGGTACCCCCGCCCGCACACATGGGCTTCCGCTTCAGTCCCAAGACCCCTCCTCGCAGGCCGATGCTCAGTGAATGCCAGCCCCCACCTGTGGACCGAAATCTTAAACCTGATCGCAAAGGTGAGAAGGCAGTGggtttgcatgcatgtgtagCTGTGAGTTGGTTCATAAATATTCTGTCGGTTTGTCAAGTTCTTGCCGTGGGGTCGATATGTGTTGAAGTTTATTGTTGCACTTAACTTCCTTCAGTATGCTCAGTACTAATGCAACCACTTACCACACTTTGTCTCACATTCAGCTGCTGCTCTCACATTGCTGGCTCATGGTTGTTAAGCCATCTGTACTTAATTCCATCATTTCCAACAATTTCTAGAGCAGTGTGTTTCTTCTTCACACTTTAGTTGCTATTATAAATgtggaaaaatgttttctgtcagtttgtctccTTTGGTTTGTCTGGTGTCTTCCTCCGCACCTGTCCTTGACCAACTTATTTCACCTCTTTATGAATTAGTTTAGTGCCTGCTTCATCCTCTTACACGCAACACAGTAAGCTCCTTGTCAAAAGCACTTTTGTCCCGAGCTCAAGAGGCCCTGTAGACCATTTTGGAGGGGGTTGGTCCCTGTGCCATGGAGTGACCGAAGCCCCGGAGTGGTCACCTCCATCCCCTTTGTTCCCTTCATCTGAATGGAGCTCTTTGATGAAAGACCTAATAGCAAGGGAATTACAATCTgggcaaagagagaaagagaattgAAGGATGGCAGGGAGTCA
Proteins encoded in this region:
- the gab1 gene encoding GRB2-associated-binding protein 1 isoform X1; its protein translation is MSGGDVVCSGWLRKSPPEKKLRRYAWKKRWFVLRSGRLTGDPDVLEYYKNDHAKKPIRVIDLNLCEQVDAGLTFNKKDLEHSFIFDIKTIDRVFYLVADTEEEMNKWVRCICDICGFNPTDDEAAKAAHQSAIRGLVVDTPPHPALGNIVGPAAVLSSVPPPYQPVNVRHLESQSSSEEPQDYLWLVNCESKKPEPNRAHAECSKSISSETDLNDNLPSHRTPTSSTSSAKHTSHNGFFPQHPAPASASSIYDSPPSRGASLSTDGSLYHLPRSYSQDTVLLPKSASSPLAHPDNGDGSELYVFNTPSRKPSMETQMRNLSISYDIPPTPGANCTYQVPRTLSSSTGVGGSEGGGDVVPPPRPPKPSLSSTSGPPPPPAERSPTDTYHVPRSASETDGNYCVPTSAGNKALRSNTIGTVDCSRLRKDFGSQDCYDIPRSFPSEKSCSFDFNESFNSYFKNKGMMPVGSQSTEEVDQNYVPMSANSPSHHHSGSLPEPMHEPNYVPMTPSTMEFSSLGKQVPPPAHMGFRFSPKTPPRRPMLSECQPPPVDRNLKPDRKGQSPKIIRAKGVCLERTDSQTVGEFPRGRRKGRPAPLEIKPLPEWEEPCTPVRSPVTRSFARDLSRFPMPARSPSVHSTASSTDSEDCDEHYVAMDSNMSTDEPNMKLVAPLTADGGSSPMVKPKGDKQVEYLDLDLDPGKSTPPRKMKSNGTGMAASDERVDYVVVDQQRTQALKSTREAWNDGRQSTETDTPSKGPK
- the gab1 gene encoding GRB2-associated-binding protein 1 isoform X2, giving the protein MSGGDVVCSGWLRKSPPEKKLRRYAWKKRWFVLRSGRLTGDPDVLEYYKNDHAKKPIRVIDLNLCEQVDAGLTFNKKDLEHSFIFDIKTIDRVFYLVADTEEEMNKWVRCICDICGFNPTDDEAAKAAHQSAIRGLVVDTPPHPALGNIVGPAAVLSSVPPPYQPVNVRHLESQSSSEEPQDYLWLVNCESKKPEPNRAHAECSKSISSETDLNDNLPSHRTPTSSTSSAKHTSHNGFFPQHPAPASASSIYDSPPSRGASLSTDGSLYHLPRSYSQDTVLLPKSASSPLAHPDNGDGSELYVFNTPSRKPSMETQMRNLSISYDIPPTPGANCTYQVPRTLSSSTGVGGSEGGGDVVPPPRPPKPSLSSTSGPPPPPAERSPTDTYHVPRSASETDGNYCVPTSAGNKALRSNTIGTVDCSRLRKDFGSQDCYDIPRSFPSEKSCSFDFNESFNSYFKNKGMMPVGSQSTEEVDQNYVPMSANSPSHHHSGSLPEPMHEPNYVPMTPSTMEFSSLGKQVPPPAHMGFRFSPKTPPRRPMLSECQPPPVDRNLKPDRKGRPAPLEIKPLPEWEEPCTPVRSPVTRSFARDLSRFPMPARSPSVHSTASSTDSEDCDEHYVAMDSNMSTDEPNMKLVAPLTADGGSSPMVKPKGDKQVEYLDLDLDPGKSTPPRKMKSNGTGMAASDERVDYVVVDQQRTQALKSTREAWNDGRQSTETDTPSKGPK
- the gab1 gene encoding GRB2-associated-binding protein 1 isoform X3: MNKWVRCICDICGFNPTDDEAAKAAHQSAIRGLVVDTPPHPALGNIVGPAAVLSSVPPPYQPVNVRHLESQSSSEEPQDYLWLVNCESKKPEPNRAHAECSKSISSETDLNDNLPSHRTPTSSTSSAKHTSHNGFFPQHPAPASASSIYDSPPSRGASLSTDGSLYHLPRSYSQDTVLLPKSASSPLAHPDNGDGSELYVFNTPSRKPSMETQMRNLSISYDIPPTPGANCTYQVPRTLSSSTGVGGSEGGGDVVPPPRPPKPSLSSTSGPPPPPAERSPTDTYHVPRSASETDGNYCVPTSAGNKALRSNTIGTVDCSRLRKDFGSQDCYDIPRSFPSEKSCSFDFNESFNSYFKNKGMMPVGSQSTEEVDQNYVPMSANSPSHHHSGSLPEPMHEPNYVPMTPSTMEFSSLGKQVPPPAHMGFRFSPKTPPRRPMLSECQPPPVDRNLKPDRKGQSPKIIRAKGVCLERTDSQTVGEFPRGRRKGRPAPLEIKPLPEWEEPCTPVRSPVTRSFARDLSRFPMPARSPSVHSTASSTDSEDCDEHYVAMDSNMSTDEPNMKLVAPLTADGGSSPMVKPKGDKQVEYLDLDLDPGKSTPPRKMKSNGTGMAASDERVDYVVVDQQRTQALKSTREAWNDGRQSTETDTPSKGPK